TCATCAGTCCATGCCATTCGTAAACTTTGCTCCGGCTCCTTCTCCCATGAATTCATATCAGCTCATATTAATGCACGCACACAGTGAAGCCAAGAACAAATGTTGCCACCCATTCCACAAATCATGGTGACACAAAGGGGAAACGGCATTCACTGCAAGGAAAATCATAGTTTGGTATTTGCTTGTGGAGTTAGTAGATCATTTTCTGGGTGCTGTGATGCATGCAGGTTCCCCTGCAAGAGCTTTTGGTCGATTCTTCACAAAACAATCTGTCTTGACTGAAAGAGCCCCCACACTCAAAGATGATACTGGCGCTCATAGCAGGCACACTGATATTGCTGATGTTATTGTCAGCCAGCTCCGTAACAACTTCACAGGgtgcaaaaaaaacccagaatcCTCCGCCTTTGAGCGCTATCTTGCTGTCCCACTTTCTCCCCTGATTTTTGTTCTCTATCTCCATTTTCTCAAGCGCACACCCTGTGACGAAAGATCTGTTTTGCATAAAAGTAAGCAACGCTCACGAATCCATAGTCCTCACTGAGGATACAGGCACCAGAGGGCACACATGGACAGACAGCACTTAACGATCcagagcagcagggcagcattcGGGCAAATAGATTATGATTTATTACCAGTGAGAGAGGAAACACTTAAGAGAATGCAGAGATGGGACATTTTTGCCATGCTTTCACTGTGGTGATCTTGGATGCAACATAACaaggacagagaagaaaaaccCATGAAGGCTGCATGTTGATCTTTGGTACAGAACAACATAAAGCCCTTGGGAGTGAATGTTTCTTGTGTACAAAAACGTGATGGCTTACCAACATGTAGTGTTCAGCATCCACCATTTATAACTGGCACTGACATGTTGTACAGTTCTTAGAGATGAAGACATAAGGGAGGCAGAGCTAGAAAAATTAACAGCTTCTGGAGTGTGACTGATTTCTGAGGACTGTGCACAGCTTGTTGCACTCACCTTTGTATACCACTCTGCTTTGTGTTGGTATGACTCATCCTGATCTAAATGTGAGTCAGTAAGACCAGCAAGAAATCTTGTTGATACACGCCACATTCACATCTTGAGTAGTGCATCGATTTGCCTCGATGTGGTTGAAGAAAAGGTGAAATGTAAGTGAGTAATAAAAGTAGGAGGAGAAGAGATGCAGTAACTGGACTGCAGAAAATGGCACTGCAATTTGGTATTGATGGATCAGCAGTAGTCAGTTATCTCTAGGGCGGCGTGATCTGTGTAAattttgatggaaaaaaaagaatcaatagTTTGTATTAAGGACCTGTTAGTTGAGGCTGCTCATTGGGAAAATGTCAAGAGGTTGCTGTTATTATCATGGAGACTCCAAGCAAATGATGTGATTCACAAGCAGCACAAAATACACAACACCTCACTGACacccaaacaacaaaaacaactgatgGTCCCACATCATTCATTatgaattaaaaacatgcacaaattTACAAACACGCAAACTGACACGCACACTGGAATATTCTCATCTCATCCATAATAGATAAACACTAAAATCGTGTGTGTACTTCCACCGCCTAAGATGGAGTAAACTGATGCAAAGGTTGCTACTAAGGCAACAATCCCCTGGGAAGTTTGCATTTAGTCTTCTTATTCTCTGAGGCCCCTGTGAAAGCCTGGAGATTCAGATGCAGAGCTAATTAACTGTTCCAGGcattctttgttttatttgttttattgagaATTTAAATGAGCATTTAAATACCTGATAGGTGGTATGACCTTGATAGAATGTATAATTTATTAGGGAAATTCTGCCATGGTCATTTCGTCTCGGCCTTTGCTACTAAAGCTAGTCTTGAGCTTGATCAGTGCATGTGGGGCTTTTCACTGCCCAACAGTGGGTTTACCAGAGGTAGTTTTAAcatggaggagcagctggaagGAAGATACTAGTCCTGAGGAATTTTTAAACAAGATTTAAAGTCAACAGCCACGCTGCCGGCTCTGTGACattaagggatcaccaaagttattacaatccATCATGAGGGGGGGCATGAATGTCGCAACCAAATTCCATTGCTGTAGTTGCCGTTTCACTCAAAGCCACAGGGAAAAAGGGACAAGTCAGAGGACTCAAGTCATTAGAAATAACATTCATGGTcagggaaccatgaatgtctgtacagcACATTAATTGCATTCCATGCAAAAGTTGgcaaaaaacatttccatcccTAGAGTCGTCGTTAGCATGGCGAAAAATCTGGCTTTGTTATCAGCTAACAAGATTAAGGGCTGACTTTCATTTCCTTGAACCTATCGGTGACCTGTTAAGTCGAGCTGTGGCTACATAGGAAAGGATCCATACAGGCAAATGAATAATTTCCATCAGTAAGAAAAGATACTCATAATATAACCACGACAGTATATGCCTTAAGGGTATTTTACACAaaaatagtatatatatatagtaaacCGGTGCTGAGAAAGCATAAAGGGCAAATAGCTGCCCTGTGACACTGCGCCCCCTTCGGTGAATCCGAGCTTAGTTATCCAGGGTACTGTAGGTACATTATGCCCTATACTGTACAGCAGTCCACCTTGCTGCAGGGCAAAGCAGAGATCTTTTGTAATATTATTCTGAGCAAGTTGTTATTTAATTGTTAATAAGACTATGCACACTCGATCAGATGAGGCCTTTATGCATAAGTAAAGGTGGTAACAACAGCGAGCTAATCAGAGATGTGCATCTTGTTCTCCTGTGGGATGCCGAGTAATTATGAATGAGTAGAAGCAGGGAAAGCGAGTTCACTAATGTGCCTTTAGTGctaaagatgaggaggagagagacagaaagatatAATTCTACTATATAATGATCTCAGGAAGGGGGAAGGGCAAGTCATGGAGGCAAAGAGTATGCAGCGGGGAATAGACAGAAACAAagtaaatggcagcagaaagtGCAAGAGaagatgaaagagggagagagtgtaAAAACAGCTACTTCAGACAGGATCTTCTGATGAGCCTATTGAATATTTGACAACGTATAATACACAAGGGTTCCTCATTGAGTGATTCATCTCGCACCATCATGAATATGGTTAAAGATGCTTGAGACCCGGGTGTTACATTTCCACATGTGGGTTTTAAACCTACTCAAACCAGGCGCAGCTTCTCCCCACAGTGCTGTGTGTTCCTGTGGGTGAGTACGAGCCCCTTGCGATCCATCAAAACGGCCCTTGGGGTCGAGCTGCTGTTTGGTGATCTGACCGCTTTGACCGTGTGGTTGTACACTCTGTGGTAGTCTGTGGTTAAAGTCTGCACACACCTCTGCCAGGGACTGAGACAGTCCCTCGTGGCAGCGCTCTGAAGATCAAAAGCTCTACATGATGGCTGTCTGACTCATTTTTTGGTGTTAAATCTTTTCTGGACTTCTCAGTGTCTACTCTCTCTTTCTACCTTTCCCTGCGTGAAAGATGTAGGTGATTCATGCGAGTGAACACGAAGTCCGAGCGCTGATAGACATCTGATTATTATACTCTGTGCCCccgctcccccccccccccatctatTACTGATTTTAAGTATTATACAAATGACGGTAACTGTGGATGTGGCTGTCAAGGCAACCGAGTGCAAAGTCTCTCATGAGCAACTTTGATGTATATTAGGCCCGAGTGTGTGAGATATGTGTGAGATATCCCACAAACACTCCCGTTGTCATCATAGCCGCCGCtcatatttctctctgtattttcaattttttataaataaaacaacaaatggtGTGTAAACAGTGCGAGATAATTTTGAGAGAGAAACTGTCAATTAACTGATAATGAGACTGCGACATGACTTAAGGAGTGTGGAGCATGTGTAGGTGATGACTACTCCCTCACACTGGCTTGTGTCCCTGTCTTCGCGAGGCGGCTGTGACACCAACATACAAAACGCCTGTCATCATCTATTAGGATAGAAATCGGTCACAGGAGATTCCCTCGTGATGTACAACATGTATTATACACAAACTCTTGTCGCATGCACACAGTGTATACAAACCTCTAAGCACACATATAGAATGATCAGATGGGCAAAAATGATGACATTATCTGCCATCATATGTgacattgaaatgaaaatacagattttaGGCATCAATATTTCAGCTGGTCTGTGAATTGCCTCCAAGACGTGCTGCATTATTGAGAACGAGCTGCTTGCAGTTTGAAGTATGTCATGGGTGATTCTCATTGACAGTAGGAATTCTTTCAGAAGACAAAGAGATGAGAGATACTGTAGACATGTCTTTAGTCTTCCTTGATGtcctcaggaaaaaaaaaaaaggctctacACTCCAGTCCGGCTCAACAAATGCAATGTTACATATTGATTACTGAGAACACATTCTGTGGCTATGCACTCTTAGTGGCACTGTTCACACCACGGATGTTGAATGCATTATAGATTACAGCACTGGGTTTCTAATCTAGAGCTGTGTAAAATATGTGGTCATGGTTTCTAATTAACAATATATGCTTAGAATCTAATTATATGATTTCTTACACTCACTAGgaatccccccccaccccccccaactCCAAGAAACTATTGTCCAAACTCGCCATCTAGTGTATAAAAAAGGAAACAGTGATAAAAGTCAGTAACACAACTTGATTTAAGTGCAATATTCAAAGACTTAAGTATGGTTACTGAATAATTAAGAGCCACATATTCTTAACATTCAAAGAAAAGTAATAACAATTAATGACTATAGATTAAATTATTGGACTGTTATTGCtcttagttacattccactgACCGTTATATACTTGTAGGTTACATTTGTTCTCTTAAATAtgtgctcttttcattttgggTTATGTCTTGAAatttaaaggttctctatacaaTATCTCAGCATCGCAAACCAAAACTACTGtacgccccccccctcctccgtCTGTCTCATTTGTACACAGCCGCTGGCAGACAGCCTCTCTCGTGCTGCCGTGTTCGCTCAGTAAGCGGAGTCTGTCGCTGGGAAGCAGCTCTGACTCGTTTTTCAGCTTGCTGTGCTACGTCTCAGCCCACCGAACAACTCATGGACTCAAAGGCACTCACGTGGAGGCACGTCAGAGCATGAGGTCTCCATTACTCCactctatttttacataaataGTTGTTTATTGCTATTTTAATGATCTGAATTTACTATAAACTTTAATCATTGAACGAATGTAGACATGCTTAAAATCCAGTAGATTTGCTTTTCATTATCGCAAAATATTGTACGCCTCCCTTTTTAAAGTCTTCATTCCTATACTGGAGTTGCCAACCTAAAGGTAAAACATAAACAGGCTTAATTCAGTGATCTGCTTATGATTGATAGATTCAATAAGTCTGCCAACACGGTTTCTAATTTGGTACTATGAACCACACTCAAGGATAAACTGCACAAAATACACACTTCACTTCATTGGAGTCGTTTTAATCTGCaaaaccaaatttcatggaaTTCAGAAGGGTAAAATATTTTTGCTCAGTAGTGCGTTAAGTTGCTTGTGAATGATCCATTTCAACAAAATATCAAGAGCTCAAACTGTTTGAGGTATGAAACATGATTTCAGATAGAAGTCAAAAATGACTTGCAAAACTGAACATATAGTTAACACAGTGCTCCTTAGGccattttatttccattattaAATTATACTTACAATTTACAGTGTAAATTAACCAATATTCAGGAATGTTTACAGATGTAAAATCAGCGTAGCCTCAGCTGCAGTCTTGAAATGGGTGTCTCATGTCTGGGGTGAAACATATAACTCGCTCACATATAACTCACTTTGAGTTATATGTTCAGAGACAGGATTGTGGCAGGGCAGGATGAAGTTCATAAAGTTGTAGTTATAGAGGCACGGTGCAGCGTCACTCACATCAAAGTGATTTGGATCTGGCCGTCAGCTCACGTCCTCCACAGGAGCCCCTCGCTTTGACCGTGACCCCCGACCTCTACCCCAGAAATGTCTGAGTCTGCTCCattggctgctgtgttttgttgctgGGACGGGCAGGTTGAGCGCCACAAAAAGCGGAGAGATTTCAACGGTCCAGCGAACGTTTCTGGATCGCTTCGGCCACCGCGGTGCGCAGGAGAGCAATGACGGAGCGAGGGTCGTCGCTGCCAATCACAGCGCTGCCGGACACGATCATGTTGGCCCCTGCCTGGAGCAAACATGAGCACACGCTTACTGTAAGAGAAACTCACGAAACCTGATTTGAAATTAAATCCGGTAATTCTATTAGACTGATGCGTGTTTGTATTCTTTACCTCTGCGCACTTGTGAATGGTGTCAGGGCCGACTCCCCCATCTACTTCGATGTCCAGCGAAGGGAACTGACTCCGCAACCAGCTCACCTGggacacatgcacagaaatctAAGAAAGAGCTCCAAACCTGCATGAACACCATTTCTACAACACAATTGTCGCATACTAGTAGGACTGTGAAAGGAGGCAGTACTGCAGGTTACATCAAAAACATCCTCCGCACAAAATGTGAATGCTACTCAGATTAAATTACTGTGCTTTGGTGCTTTCTAACTGTTAGAGAAACTTAAATGACATCTTAATAGACTTCCCCACTTATGTGAAAGAGAAACACggcaacaaagagagagacagggagaagggggagagagggaggagggggagacaaggaggaggaggaagagagacagcaTTGGATCTGAAACTCATCTGTATTTTGGtacttatataatataattttgagTAGTTCTGTGGTTTAGTAGAAACTTTCATGGAACTTGAGACTCAAAACACTGAAAGTAAAACTTTACTTTAAGGTAGTCTTTGCCTGTATTTCCACAGTTTAACAGGAGGAATGTAAGAAACTACCGTTAGTGTGGTATGCATTAGGAAAAAGCACTTGACTTCAATGACACAGGTTTTCCTAACTTTGTCTCTGCTCTCTTGCTGTTACCTTACTGCACCACAATGTAAAATCAGTAGGCTACAAATACTTCACTATGGCTCACggtgtatttcattttgtctcaAAATAACAGGAGGGCCATACAGCAGTATAGGCTGACAACGAATAGCAGCACTTGTACTGTGCAGtttccatccattatctataccacttatcaGGGCTGGCACATAGGCCCTGTTCAGACCTTGCATTAACATGCAGCTTATGAAAAGCGGTCAGCTCTTAAGTACAGGTGTGAATGCACCAAAGACACGTGCCAAACACTCTTCTTTTAGcagtgtgttcgtgtgtgtgagtgtgtgtcctgggCCACACTGAAGGACCACCAACTCAACTGATGTCCTCTGCCTTAAGTGAAAGCTACACACATATTAGGGTGAAATCTAATTTATCAGAATTAAAAGATGTTATAAGTATAATCCCTAGAATCTGCACCCTGCTGTGCATTTAGAGGCGTTTCTGGTGGAGCAGCATGTCAGCCGACTGAGTCCCGTTAATCAGCAGAGTGAATTTTAAATCCTTAATGCCTCTGACATTCTGCATCTGCGTTCCTCTTGCTGCGAGGCCACGGTGCTGAACGCCACACCACTGCGTGGTGGTTGTGTGTAACATTCCTGTAATTTCCTTCCTCTAACCGCCATTTGTCCTTACCTTGGGCATCATGTCCTCCATGAACTTTTGTCCTCCGAAGCCAGGTTCAACAGTCATGACCAGAGCCATATCGATCTGGTTAGCCCAGGGTGCAAGCTCTTCAACAGTAGTACCAGGCTTTATGGCCAAACCCACCTgaaaaaaatgtacagttacATACAACCTCTAAATTTGTAGTTCATGccaatatttcatattttccaACGAATAGAATTTGGTACAAACATAATATGCATTTTCCTTGATTCTATTCTTCTGTGGTTTCTTACATAAATCTTAAGGTCCATTATACATGTATTCTATTAGCTAGTGACGTGAAGCTTTCCTGCTTCATCATTGCAGCATGATCTTCTCACCTTCATGCCACTTTCTTTAATCTCCTTGATGAGGTTCCCAGGGTTGGTGGTGGCCTCTATGTGGAATGTGTACTGGCTGGCTCCTGCTGCAGCCATGGGCTTCACCCACTGCTCCGGCCGAGACACCATCATGTGCATGTCTGCAACATCAACACTGTCACAACACTGCAGCCCACCACACAGCAGAGGCACTCTGGGTTCAGTTCAATGGGATAATTGGTTTAGATGTCTGACATATGGCTGGGGATGGGGATTGCTCTCACCAAAGAAAGGGTCTTGGCCTACTGACTTCCTGAGGCACTCTACCATGGGATGGCCAAATGTGATGTTGGGGACAAAATGCctttaaaaggaaacaaaaaaaaaagacatttaactGCCAGCTGTGATGAAATCATCTCCTCTTGCATAAACAGCTGCAAACTAACCTCTTGCACAAGTGTAGAGGATAAAAATGTCTAAACTGGCAGGGAAAAGGAAGAAGTCTGTTGATAAGACTCGCCAGGCAGTATGTTTGACTCTTTGAGGTTTTGAAAGCCTCTTCACTGACAAACTTAAGCCAGATAAATCCAGTTACATAAATATTGGCGTCCCCATCTCAACTTCTGGCAAGCTATCTTAGCTTGTCGATGCTAGCCAACTTTAGCTCTCACGCGCTGAACTTCCATCAGCCTGCTAGCCGTTAGCATGCTAGCCCAtccagctaactagctaactaactagCGATAAACTGACCCGTCCATAACGTCGAGGTGCAGGTAGTCTGACCCGCACTCCATCATCCGCACACACTCGCTGCCCAGACAGGACAGGTCGCTGCTCAGGATGGACGGACCGATCTTAGCACTGTAAGCCATGCTgtcactgctgctactgtcCTCGCGCAGCCTGGCAGCGGACACCAGGCCAAGTTAACCACGACGTAAAGCGCCACTTCCGCTTAcgaccttcaaaataaaatccaaaagcAAGGACGAGCTCCTTACGTCAGACCACCAAAATGTGTAgtccaggggtgtccaaactctGGCCCGCtggccaactgcggcccgtggtccaattttcattggcccgcaggaaattctaaaaatgtattgtaatacggcccacacatggaacctgcgctggactgtgttgtacttcttagtctcaccactaggtggagtaactaTCTTGAACGAgacagcttctctataaaatgagtaatagaagaagaaatgtgctacaggtgacctaaaatggcagaattaaggaaactaagagagcaagttagtgtaggaagtttcagacgcggtgtgagatgagagcacagctaataactaatgatgatcacttctgcattacagaggagctgcttgatgttagcagtctatagagcaccacgacgggtgaggatgtttttgaagctgtgccaggtgcagttggcatgatgggacttcaatgggacgagctgtgtggaggtatgaggatggagctccagctgggacaggcgagcgcaaaggaatgacctctacggtgtccgccgaggggcaaggaagtggaggtaaggctgttgattcgagcaccagggctctagcacagactgtttcaagcttccctctctgatgctggtgctggtgctggtgttgggggggctgctctaccattctcatgtgcgctggctaagtcgtggctctgtgctgcagcggttttattccctgagatcagaaatggaccagttttgaagacagaaggacctcttcatgagctcagtgaccctctccggttggcatttttagtggatctcactgatcacctcaacacactgaacaagagcctacaaggcaaagaccagcttgtaccacaactaataaatgaaagcccactaatggaaaggctgtttttttttttcttgaatcatattcagttatcaagcagaatttacctacatttgattgattttgccaactttaatccactagaggtgaggcgatatacatcacctctagtggattaaagttagcaatatagctcacttctagagagtggcccagccctttggatgtttttctgtatgtggccctcagtgaaaaaagtttggacacccctggtgtAGTCAATTACATATGATTGCATATGGTTAAA
This region of Pempheris klunzingeri isolate RE-2024b chromosome 10, fPemKlu1.hap1, whole genome shotgun sequence genomic DNA includes:
- the rpe gene encoding ribulose-phosphate 3-epimerase; this encodes MAYSAKIGPSILSSDLSCLGSECVRMMECGSDYLHLDVMDGHFVPNITFGHPMVECLRKSVGQDPFFDMHMMVSRPEQWVKPMAAAGASQYTFHIEATTNPGNLIKEIKESGMKVGLAIKPGTTVEELAPWANQIDMALVMTVEPGFGGQKFMEDMMPKVSWLRSQFPSLDIEVDGGVGPDTIHKCAEAGANMIVSGSAVIGSDDPRSVIALLRTAVAEAIQKRSLDR